A genomic stretch from Terriglobus sp. RCC_193 includes:
- a CDS encoding nitrogen regulation protein NR(II), with product MRTSKMKAALIVCLVILLAVFTWFIPPRAEWLHNILHHLNILPFMLAGLFFGWRGTLKTILFAIVLQTPSIYRHWRAAPTDAQDQIVELSTFGAAGIIAGVLSDRERTLRMRVEATKRELETVHSELQQNIEHLRKTERLTAAGQLSASLAHEIRNPLASISGAAGILSRGHASESSQRECLEILTKESQRLNKLLTNFLIFARPRLPRLQQVEANDLLRSVATLAQHATAERNIKLQLNLIAIPQKITCDPEQIRQLLLNLLLNAIQASPEDGIVNMTTSLTATDLVIEVSDEGEGITGQVAERIFDPFFTTKANGTGLGLAIAATIASQHAGALTYKSNLPQGACFLLQLPLTATHIPSNLVGAA from the coding sequence ATGCGCACCAGCAAGATGAAAGCAGCACTGATCGTCTGCCTCGTTATCTTGCTGGCCGTTTTCACATGGTTTATCCCGCCCCGTGCAGAGTGGCTTCATAACATTCTCCATCACCTGAATATTCTTCCTTTTATGCTTGCTGGATTGTTCTTCGGCTGGCGTGGAACACTGAAGACAATCCTGTTTGCAATCGTCCTACAAACACCTTCCATTTACCGCCACTGGCGCGCCGCACCGACCGATGCGCAGGACCAGATTGTCGAACTGAGTACATTCGGAGCCGCAGGTATCATCGCTGGTGTTTTGTCAGATCGTGAACGAACACTCCGCATGCGTGTGGAAGCGACTAAGCGCGAGTTGGAAACAGTGCACTCCGAATTGCAGCAGAATATTGAGCATCTTCGAAAGACTGAGAGATTAACCGCCGCTGGGCAGCTTTCGGCAAGTCTGGCCCACGAGATTCGCAACCCGCTGGCGAGCATAAGTGGTGCCGCCGGAATTCTGTCCCGCGGACATGCCTCCGAAAGCAGCCAGAGAGAGTGTCTGGAAATTCTTACGAAAGAGTCTCAGAGGCTGAATAAGTTACTGACAAATTTTCTTATCTTTGCAAGACCGCGGCTTCCACGGCTTCAACAGGTGGAAGCGAATGACCTGTTGCGATCTGTGGCTACCCTTGCGCAACATGCGACTGCGGAACGTAATATCAAGCTACAACTGAATTTGATTGCGATCCCGCAGAAGATTACCTGTGATCCAGAGCAGATTCGGCAATTGTTGCTGAATCTACTTTTGAATGCGATCCAGGCATCACCAGAGGATGGCATCGTGAACATGACAACATCTCTCACCGCAACCGATCTTGTGATTGAAGTAAGCGACGAAGGTGAAGGAATCACTGGACAGGTTGCGGAACGGATCTTCGATCCATTCTTCACAACAAAGGCAAATGGTACGGGTCTAGGTCTGGCGATTGCAGCGACAATCGCATCGCAGCATGCTGGAGCTCTCACGTACAAATCTAATCTGCCACAAGGCGCCTGCTTTCTTCTTCAACTTCCGTTGACCGCGACGCATATCCCGTCCAATCTTGTGGGAGCCGCATAA